In the genome of Streptomyces sp. P3, the window GCGACCGGGTTGTAGGGGTCCTCGTCGCGGGCGCTGTAGACCAGGGCGCCGTCGGGGAAGACGAACGTGGTCAGCTCGTCGGCGACGGTGGCGGTGCCGTGGTCGAGCAGCACGTACCGGAAGGCGACGCCGCCGGGGTAGGCGCGGATCTGGACGCTGAAGTTGATCCCGGTGGCGCTGTCCTGGAGGTTCCAGCGCATCTCCTGGTATCGGTCGCGGACGGTCGCGTTACGGCCGTACACCGGGGTCCAGGTGGTGTCGGTGGTCCAGTGCTGGTACCTGGTGACGACCGTGCCGCTGCGGCCGAGCATCGTCCCGTCACCCAGTCTCAGCCCGAGGGCGGAGGCGTCCACCACCGTCGCGCCGCGGCGCGCGGCCGCCCAGCTCAGTGCGCCGCCGGTCAGGGACATGGTGATCGTGGTGCTGCCGTCGGGGGCCGTCGCGGTGACCAGGGCGTCGGCCGCGTCGGCCGTGCCGGACGCGCCGACGCCCAGCGCGGCGGCTCCGGCGGTGACCGCGGCGCCCCTGAGGAGGCCCCGGCGGGAGAGCCCTCCGGGGGAGCCGTACGCATCGGGTTCGGACATGTCGGGGCTGACTGAAGCTGCCATCGCAGGGCCGTCTCTCCATTGAGTGGGTCAGTTATTGAACATAAGCAACCAACATTCAACGTTTCCGATCGCGAAGGCAGTTGTACACCCATAGGGTCGAACGGTCAATCATGCGTGGATATAGCGTTGTTCGACCTGTCGAGCAGGCATATCGATCCAACACATACGATCGCGAGCCTTGACAGATTCACACACCTGCGAGTGCTATGGCACAGAACCGATCAGCACCGCGAACACCTGCCGGACTCCGAGGCCGTATGGCCGGAACACTCCGGTAGGGCCTCGGAGCCCTGGGCGCTACGGACCTGCCCGCGCCGCTGCGGCGCGGGCGCGGGTCACCTTCGGGTCAGCAGCGTCACGGACAGGGCGACGGCCATGAGAGGGAGGACGCCGATCATCAGATCGACCGCCCCTTGGATGAGACGGTACTTGCGCCAGACGATGCCGCTCAGCCGGATCAGGGTGCGGCACGCCTCCTCGTCGACGGAGAGTTCCCTGGCCAGCCGTTCGGGGGCCGAGGCGTAGCGGCGCCAGGCCGCGAAGTACCGCTGGCCCACGTCACCCGTCCCCAGTACCGGGCGCAGCACCAGCAGCAGCAGCTCCGCCACCGTGCACACCCCGGCCAACGCCGCGAGGCAGAGCCAGCGCGCGACACCGTGCACCGGCACTGTCACGGCTGACGCGCCGGCCACCGAGAACGCGGTGAACCCGATGCCCACGACGGTGAGGAGGGCGGCCGACTTGGTGTCGGCCCGCGCGTTCTCCTGCCGTGTCGCCTCGATCAGCGCGTCGATCTCGGCCGGGGGGCCGGTCGGGGTGCGCCCGTTTCGCCGGGGTGTGGTGGTCATGCCGCCTCCTTCTGCTGCGAGAGGTCCGACACCAGGCGCTTCGCCAGGCGTCGCAGGGCGATGTCGTCACCGCGGGTCGCCGCCCATGCCCTTGGAGGCGGGCCGTCGCCCAGCCAGGCCTCGACGGCGGCGCGCAGGGCCGTGCCCGCTCCGACGCCGGCGGCCGTCCGGGCCAGCAGGTCCTGGAGGATCACGGTGGCGGCGGCGTCGAGACCGTCGGCGTCCTCCTCCGTGGCCCGGTCCGGCCGCGCGTCGTCGTCCACCGGCACGGACGGCCGTGTGCCGCGGTTGGCCAGGGGCAGCAGGATGCAGTCGTGGAGCCAGCGGACGCCCGCCACCCGCCGGACCACCGCCAGACAGCTCTCGACGTCGGCGCGCAGTTCGTCGTGCGCCGCCCGGCTGCCCGGCACCCGGTCGCCGCCGTCCCAGGCGTTCTTGCGGCACACGAGGGTGTCCAGCGGCCACGCGGCCGTTGCGGGCCCCGGGGCGGCCGCATAGCCGAGGAGGAAGCGGAACACGTCCGCCGTCCAGGGGTCCTCGTAGGTGATCGCGATGCGGCCGACGGTCCCGTCCCGGCGCTGGGGCCGTGCCACCCCGCCCCTGGCCACCCGGCCCCGGCGGTTGAGCTCCGCGAGCTGCGAGCGGGCGCTGCTGGTCAGGTAGGCGAAGGCGGAGTCGGGGAGCGGGCCGAGCGTCCGGAAGCGGGCGTGCGTCGCCGAGTGCGCCAGGATCCACACGTCCATGAAGAGGTCGACGCAGCCGACGCTCTCGCACACCTCGCGGGGGCGGCTCGCCGTCGGGTCCACCGTCCCGAACGGCGCCGGGCGATGGCAGGGGCCCGACCGGCCGGCCTCGTGCAGCGCTCGGCGGGCCTGGCGGGTGACGCCCCAGACGATGTTCGCGCTGCGCGGCAGGCAGGTGGCGGGGGCGGTGCAGAAGGAGCTGGACTTCGACATGACACGTTCCCTTGGGATGAGGAAGCCCACATGGGTGGGGCCGGCCCGGGGGGCCAACGTGTCCTGTGCACGGCACAGTGGGAGCGAAGTGCTCGGCCGCGGTGAGGCGGTCCCGTCACTATGACGGCCGGTCACCGGCGTGTCAACGGCGCCCGGCGGCGGTCGGTGGCGGTCAACGGCGGCTCCGCGCGGGGTGCTCGGCCCGCTGTCCGTTAGGAGGTTGCGGAGGCCGATCGGGCCCCGTTCCCGTCCGCGGCACATCACATCGCACCGAAGGGTGACAGACATGGCCACTCAGCTCCGTGAAGCGTTCGCCGAGCCCCAGTCCCGGGAGGCGCGCACCGTCCTGTTCATCGACCAGGTGGGCTCGACCGCCATGAAGGAGCAGCAGCCGGAGGCGAGTTGGCTGCCCGCTCTCGGCTGGCTGTACGACACGGTCACCGCCCTCGCCGTGCAGGCGGACCCCGGGGCGGAGATCAAGTACCTCGGGGACGGCATCATGATCACGTTCGACAGCGACCGGGCGACCGACGCCGTCAACGTCGCCGTGTCCGTGCAGGAGGCGGTCCACGACGCGAACCAGGGCCGCACGGGGGCCCGGGGCGTCATCGACTTCAACTGCAGCGTCGGTGTCAGCACGGGCTCCGTCGTCGGCTTCACCACGCCGATGGGCGGCCACGACTACGTGGGCACGGTGGTCGACAAGGCGAAGCGCCTGTGTGACGCGGCCTCCCCGAAGGCCATCTTCGTCGACCGGGCCACGGCGTCCGCGGCCAACGTCATGAGGATCGCCAGCCGGCTCGGCATCGCCCTCGGCCGCGTTCCCGAGCAGTACCAGGGAGATGTGCAGCGGGCTCCGCTGAAGGGCTTCGACCAGCCGGTGGAGTACTACGAGATCCTCTGGGACCAGCAGTTGTACGGGCTCAAGTCGGAGGCGGTGACCCGCAACACCGACCGGATGCGACAGGCCCCGGCCTCGCCGCCCGGCACGACCCGCCTCCCCGTCGAGCGCTCCGCCGGCAAGCGCCAGCCGGCCCAGGACAAGCGTCAGGGGACCCAGGACAAGCGGCAAGGGGCCCTGGAGGAGCGGCACTCCGGGGAGGTGACCTGCTGGAAGCCGGACGCCAATTTCGGGTTCGTCCGTGACTCCCGGTCCGGCGAGGACTTCCACTTCCGGGCCGGCCACCTGGTGTACCCGGAGGACGCCGGGGAGTCCCTGCGGGTCGGCAGCCGGATCGTGTTCGTGGCGACGGGGCGGGTCGACGGCGAGCGCAACCGCCACGCCGTGGGCATCCTCCTCGTCGACGACTACGCGGAAGGCACCCTGAAGCTGCCCGAGGGCAAGGCCCACGGCTGGCTGCGCGTCCAGGACAGGCTCGGCAACAGTCACCACGTCTTCACCCCCCGCTCGGCGGTCCAGCGGTTCGCGCCGGGGACGCTGCTGAGCTTCAAGGTCGCCGCGAACGAGAAGGGCGGGCTGGCCGAGGAGATCGAGGAACCGGCGGAGGAGGACGCGGCCTGACACCCCGCCGGAGGGCGAGATCGACCGGGGGGCGGGTTCGGTGGACACCGGAACCCGCCCCCCGGTCCCCCCGGGGCTCAACCGCTTGAAGCATTCTGACCGGTTCACTACACTGTGTAGTGCCCCCGCTGCTAGCGTCGCTTCTGGAAACAGACCTGTGGCCCCCAGCGGGGTTTTTCCGTGCCCCGGTACTCTCGGGGCCGTGTGGGGGTCGCGTTCTTTCGCAAGGGGGGCGGAGGGTGGGATCGGGTTGCCTGGTTCTGGTCGACGGATGGAACCACTACGTCGCCGCCCTGCGGTGCTTCGGATACCGGTCCGCCGCCGAGTTCCCGCTTGACCGGCTCGCCCTGCACGTGGCCGCCGAGGCGGGCGCGGACGCCGTCAGCGCAGCTGCCGTGGTCATGGCCCTGCCGGACCGCAACCGCCCCGACGAGGCACCCGAGTTCCACGCCTGGCGCAAGCGCCTGCGCCGGCTCCGCAACTACGGCGTGCACCACGAGTCGGCCCGCTTCAGCTACCACCAGCCGGCGTGCACACGGTGCAGTACGACGTTGGACCGCAAGGTGACGTGCGGGAACTGCGGCGCGTCGAACACCCCGGCGGGTCGCCGCAAGGAGAAGGGCGCCGACATCAGACTCGCCTCCCTCGCCCTGCGCGGCGCCTGGCAGCAGGAGTACTCCACGCTGATCATCCTGTCCCAGGACTCCGACTTCGGCCCGATGGTGCAGGAGGTCAAGAAGGTCCACCAGGCGCAGGGCCGGCGCTATGCCCTGTACTCGGCCTTCCCCACCTGCACCCGCCCGGACCATGAGCACCGGGCCATTCCCGGCACCCGGGAGCTACGGCTGGACGCCGGCGTCTACGGCGCCCTGATCGACCGGCCCAGCGTCCACGTCACCGACCGGGGCGCGGGGACGCCCTGAGGGTGTGGAGGACGGCTCCCCGTCCACCGGCTGCGGCAGCCAGCGCAGCACGTCCCGGCAGTACTCGCGGAACTGTTCCATGAGCAGGGGGGAGGTGCCGGAGCGCCGGTTGTGCGCCATCGGCGTGCGCACCCGTGCGATGAGCTCCAGCCTCTCCTGCCAGTCACCCCTGGAGCGGCCGAGGACGGGCCGCAGTTGCTCCCAGTGCATCATGATGACGGCCAGCAGGTCCTGCGGGTAGGCGTAGTCGAGCGGGCTCTCGTCCGAAGCGAGCTCCCCGAACCCCCGTCGCACCCGCTCCTGCCGGTTCTCGCACTGCTCGATCAGCCGCTTCTGGCACTCCCTGAGCTTGACCAGCCACAGGTCGCCGTAGGCGGCCCGCAGCGCGGTGGTCAGGCCGGCCCGCAGACCGGTCTCCGTCGCCTGCCACAACGACCAGTCGTCCGACTTGCGCTCCAGCAGCCCGAGATACTCCTGGAAGCTCTCCGAGAACCCCTCCCAGCCGTCGGTGGTCGGACGGATGATGCCCTCCCTGGCCAGCCGCTCGGCGTCCTGCGGCTGTGCGGTCTCCTGGGGTCCGAAGAGGATTTCCAGCAGGGTGGTGAGCCGGTTCTCGTCGCGCAGCAGTTCCAGCATCTGCTCGTGGTGGCGGACCGTCAGGTGACTGCACGTCGCGACGGCCTCGCCGAGGTGGTGCGGAAGGTCGGCGGGTGACGGAACCCCGTGCACCGCCCACCGGTCGTGCAGCACGGACAGCAGCGCCGATGCCAGAAACGGCTGGCCCCCGGCCTCCCGGGCCAGCCAGGCCAGCAGCGGCTGTCCCAGATCGGTGTCGATGTGCGGTGATCTCGCGATCAGCGCCGCGAGTTCCCGGGCGTCGAAGCATCCCAGGGTCACCGGGAGCCCGAAGATCTGCGGGAAGGTGGACAACT includes:
- a CDS encoding Pycsar system effector family protein; its protein translation is MTTTPRRNGRTPTGPPAEIDALIEATRQENARADTKSAALLTVVGIGFTAFSVAGASAVTVPVHGVARWLCLAALAGVCTVAELLLLVLRPVLGTGDVGQRYFAAWRRYASAPERLARELSVDEEACRTLIRLSGIVWRKYRLIQGAVDLMIGVLPLMAVALSVTLLTRR
- a CDS encoding adenylate/guanylate cyclase domain-containing protein; the protein is MATQLREAFAEPQSREARTVLFIDQVGSTAMKEQQPEASWLPALGWLYDTVTALAVQADPGAEIKYLGDGIMITFDSDRATDAVNVAVSVQEAVHDANQGRTGARGVIDFNCSVGVSTGSVVGFTTPMGGHDYVGTVVDKAKRLCDAASPKAIFVDRATASAANVMRIASRLGIALGRVPEQYQGDVQRAPLKGFDQPVEYYEILWDQQLYGLKSEAVTRNTDRMRQAPASPPGTTRLPVERSAGKRQPAQDKRQGTQDKRQGALEERHSGEVTCWKPDANFGFVRDSRSGEDFHFRAGHLVYPEDAGESLRVGSRIVFVATGRVDGERNRHAVGILLVDDYAEGTLKLPEGKAHGWLRVQDRLGNSHHVFTPRSAVQRFAPGTLLSFKVAANEKGGLAEEIEEPAEEDAA
- a CDS encoding NYN domain-containing protein, whose protein sequence is MGSGCLVLVDGWNHYVAALRCFGYRSAAEFPLDRLALHVAAEAGADAVSAAAVVMALPDRNRPDEAPEFHAWRKRLRRLRNYGVHHESARFSYHQPACTRCSTTLDRKVTCGNCGASNTPAGRRKEKGADIRLASLALRGAWQQEYSTLIILSQDSDFGPMVQEVKKVHQAQGRRYALYSAFPTCTRPDHEHRAIPGTRELRLDAGVYGALIDRPSVHVTDRGAGTP
- a CDS encoding ATP-binding protein, yielding MNTPEPYGLPGLITNPFAGYGSPVAGPEFVGRTTAFSSIRNRTFTSLETASVSIVGPPRVGKSSLARHVHDQLATGRSVRGLTFVPVWITVSGCDSEQSLFRELAYAVRTWMSDRDLHADRLEVLYESLSAAGSWDDMRMRMRTYMRQLRWLRYQVVAVLDEFDAARNVFRRSAPYEFLRALAYEPDVRVALITTSRRDLTEIVMRSTPELSTFPQIFGLPVTLGCFDARELAALIARSPHIDTDLGQPLLAWLAREAGGQPFLASALLSVLHDRWAVHGVPSPADLPHHLGEAVATCSHLTVRHHEQMLELLRDENRLTTLLEILFGPQETAQPQDAERLAREGIIRPTTDGWEGFSESFQEYLGLLERKSDDWSLWQATETGLRAGLTTALRAAYGDLWLVKLRECQKRLIEQCENRQERVRRGFGELASDESPLDYAYPQDLLAVIMMHWEQLRPVLGRSRGDWQERLELIARVRTPMAHNRRSGTSPLLMEQFREYCRDVLRWLPQPVDGEPSSTPSGRPRAPVGDVDAGPVDQGAVDAGVQP